A window from Zingiber officinale cultivar Zhangliang chromosome 7A, Zo_v1.1, whole genome shotgun sequence encodes these proteins:
- the LOC121999589 gene encoding probable aspartic protease At2g35615: MATVSTFFRLLLLISFVPALVPQDTVFDVELVHRDSPKSPLYNSSMTPFDRLQAAAVRSVNRASYLDTSMDIDLGLLNNDGEFMMRFSIGTPNQQYVWGLVDTGSSLSWVNCVGCQCFNNSATLFNHSASISYKKLSCISNECRSFSQGRCNDDQMCKYTIAYGDGSNINGIFSSETFSLTSLDTKQSTFIPNMLFGCNFWSLITKVNDPGSIIGLGPRPQSLINQLAPKYISKYFSHCLDMPDTGVNSRLFLGRSKKTVIGKTTVTPLMTQDGFYAVQLNAISIPDEFDILITKKSRLRAGNIIFDSGTYMTMLDTQVVDQLVRALTDYVRLPTVENNYYKLCFTVLSTDQEEMLPGMWFSFQGTLGNFMVSPENLFRWNRQHEKCMMIVGTNGIQIFGNIMQRDVLVGLDLDKMELTIIEKKCIEL; this comes from the coding sequence ATGGCAACCGTCAGTACCTTCTTCCGCCTCCTCCTACTGATCTCCTTCGTGCCAGCCCTTGTCCCGCAGGACACTGTCTTTGATGTCGAGTTGGTCCACCGTGACTCCCCCAAGTCGCCACTATACAATAGCTCGATGACGCCCTTCGATCGCTTGCAAGCTGCTGCTGTCCGATCGGTGAACCGAGCTAGCTACTTGGACACCTCCATGGACATAGATCTCGGATTGCTCAATAATGACGGGGAATTCATGATGAGGTTCAGCATTGGCACGCCAAACCAGCAATATGTGTGGGGTCTTGTCGACACCGGTAGCAGTCTAAGCTGGGTCAATTGCGTTGGCTGCCAATGCTTCAACAATAGTGCCACCCTATTCAATCATAGTGCATCCATCTCCTACAAGAAGTTATCTTGCATTTCTAATGAGTGCAGGAGCTTTAGCCAGGGTCGTTGCAATGATGATCAGATGTGCAAGTACACTATCGCCTACGGTGATGGCTCCAACATCAATGGAATTTTCTCCTCGGAAACCTTCAGTCTCACCTCATTAGATACCAAGCAATCTACATTCATTCCAAATATGTTATTTGGATGCAACTTCTGGTCCTTGATAACTAAAGTAAATGACCCTGGCAGCATCATTGGGTTGGGACCCAGGCCGCAGTCTTTGATTAACCAGCTTGCCCCTAAGTACATCAGCAAGTACTTCTCACACTGCTTGGACATGCCCGATACGGGAGTCAATAGCAGACTCTTCTTGGGACGCAGTAAAAAGACGGTCATCGGAAAGACGACTGTCACGCCGCTCATGACGCAAGACGGCTTCTATGCCGTGCAGCTTAACGCCATCTCCATCCCGGATGAGTTCGACATCTTGATTACTAAGAAGTCCAGGTTGAGGGCTGGGAACATCATCTTTGACTCCGGCACCTACATGACCATGCTAGACACTCAAGTGGTGGACCAGTTGGTAAGGGCATTGACGGATTATGTTAGATTGCCGACTGTGGAGAATAACTACTACAAATTGTGCTTCACTGTGCTCTCGACAGACCAAGAGGAGATGCTGCCGGGAATGTGGTTCTCATTTCAAGGGACATTGGGGAACTTCATGGTGAGCCCTGAAAACCTATTTAGGTGGAATAGGCAGCATGAGAAATGCATGATGATAGTGGGAACGAATGGTATACAAATCTTTGGGAATATTATGCAGCGAGATGTTTTGGTTGGacttgatctagataaaatggaATTGACCATTATAGAGAAAAAGTGCATTGAGTTATAG